The following coding sequences lie in one Pirellulales bacterium genomic window:
- a CDS encoding chemotaxis protein CheX encodes MKAEWINPFISATVSVFSKMLHCEITRTTPAMRDGCQPLHEVSGIMGLQGNVCGTVVVSLSREAALAATASMMGSRPTSIDADVIDVVGEITNMVAGAAKAQLEELSMRIGLPTVITGKSHILNFPRGVTVISVPFESPWGALSVDVGLKETGVAVTA; translated from the coding sequence ATGAAAGCCGAATGGATCAATCCGTTCATCTCCGCCACCGTCTCCGTGTTTTCGAAGATGCTGCACTGTGAGATTACCCGCACCACTCCTGCCATGCGCGACGGATGCCAGCCCCTGCACGAGGTCAGCGGCATCATGGGCTTGCAGGGCAATGTCTGCGGCACCGTGGTCGTCAGCCTGAGCCGCGAGGCGGCGCTGGCGGCCACTGCCTCGATGATGGGGAGCCGGCCGACGAGCATCGATGCCGATGTGATCGACGTCGTCGGCGAGATCACCAACATGGTGGCCGGCGCCGCCAAGGCGCAGCTCGAAGAACTCTCGATGCGGATCGGCCTGCCGACGGTCATCACGGGCAAGAGCCATATCCTCAACTTTCCGCGCGGCGTGACCGTGATTAGTGTTCCGTTCGAATCGCCCTGGGGTGCTCTGAGCGTGGATGTAGGACTCAAAGAAACCGGCGTGGCAGTAACGGCCTAA